In a genomic window of Clostridia bacterium:
- a CDS encoding mismatch-specific DNA-glycosylase, with protein MVSEPGPGGARLHAVPDYLRPGLAVVFVGSNPGTASARAGHFYASPRNRFWELLAVGGITPERWPPERDADLLALDAGLTDIVKRTTPSAGDLPSWEYSAGRLRLRRLIEHYRPKCVAYTGKVVYAAFAGIASTARIDYGLQGKSVVPGVLDFVLPSPSGRSGMPFAEKARHYRELARLIERLREKPR; from the coding sequence ATGGTCTCCGAACCCGGGCCTGGCGGCGCTCGGCTTCACGCCGTGCCGGACTACCTGCGCCCCGGGCTGGCGGTCGTCTTCGTGGGGTCCAATCCGGGCACGGCGTCCGCGCGCGCCGGGCATTTCTACGCTTCGCCGCGCAACCGATTCTGGGAGCTCCTGGCCGTGGGCGGCATCACCCCCGAGCGATGGCCGCCCGAACGCGACGCCGACCTGCTGGCCCTGGACGCCGGTCTCACGGACATCGTCAAGCGCACGACGCCGAGCGCGGGCGACCTGCCGTCCTGGGAGTACTCGGCTGGCCGGCTGCGACTGCGCCGGCTGATCGAGCACTACCGTCCGAAGTGCGTCGCGTACACGGGCAAAGTCGTGTACGCGGCCTTCGCGGGGATCGCTTCGACCGCCCGCATCGACTACGGGCTGCAGGGGAAGTCCGTCGTCCCGGGTGTCCTGGACTTCGTGCTGCCGTCGCCCAGCGGGCGCAGCGGCATGCCGTTCGCCGAAAAAGCCCGGCACTACCGGGAGCTGGCGCGGCTCATCGAACGCCTGCGGGAGAAGCCGCGATGA
- a CDS encoding sodium:calcium antiporter, translating to MAELVLSLLGIFLGATLFTNGVEWLGRKMDLSHGATGSLVAAMGTALPEAIIPIWAIAFGASHVREQIGVGAILGAPLLLATLALLISGLATFYYASRRKRGAFIEVDPGTLERDLGVFVAVYTLAAAAGLVQNHTVQVAVGLLLVATYVGYVAWTLRHPSPEADDGDVETHRLFFQRGREEPDFWAVLAQVLFGLGIIVFAAHVFVDSIQTVASAWGVSAFLLSVVITPIATELPETFNSVIWLGQRKDTLAMSNITGAMVFQSSLIPAIGILFTPWRLDADQLWAAGVAIVAAGLVFVTYLWRRRVLPQILVVNGLLYALYLVVVL from the coding sequence ATGGATCTCTCCCACGGGGCGACGGGCAGCCTGGTGGCCGCCATGGGCACGGCCCTTCCGGAAGCGATCATTCCCATCTGGGCCATCGCGTTCGGCGCGAGCCACGTGAGGGAGCAGATCGGCGTCGGCGCCATCCTCGGCGCGCCGCTTCTTCTGGCCACGCTCGCCCTCCTCATCAGCGGCCTGGCCACGTTCTACTACGCCAGCCGGCGCAAGCGCGGCGCGTTCATCGAGGTCGATCCGGGAACGTTGGAGCGGGACCTCGGCGTGTTCGTCGCGGTGTACACGCTCGCGGCCGCCGCGGGCCTCGTGCAGAACCACACGGTGCAGGTGGCCGTCGGCCTGCTGCTGGTGGCCACGTACGTCGGTTACGTCGCCTGGACGCTCCGTCATCCGTCTCCGGAGGCGGACGACGGCGACGTCGAGACCCACCGCCTCTTCTTCCAGCGCGGGCGGGAGGAGCCCGACTTCTGGGCAGTGCTCGCCCAGGTGCTGTTCGGGCTTGGCATCATCGTGTTCGCGGCGCATGTGTTCGTGGACTCGATCCAGACCGTGGCCTCCGCCTGGGGTGTTTCGGCCTTCCTCTTGTCCGTCGTCATCACGCCGATCGCCACGGAGCTTCCGGAGACGTTCAACAGCGTGATCTGGCTGGGGCAGCGGAAGGATACCCTGGCGATGAGCAACATCACGGGCGCGATGGTGTTCCAATCCTCGCTCATCCCGGCCATCGGCATCCTGTTCACGCCCTGGCGGCTGGACGCCGACCAGCTCTGGGCGGCCGGCGTGGCGATCGTGGCCGCCGGGCTCGTCTTCGTCACCTATCTCTGGCGCCGCCGGGTGCTGCCGCAGATCCTGGTCGTCAACGGGCTCCTGTACGCGCTGTACCTCGTGGTCGTGCTCTGA